Sequence from the Cloacibacillus sp. genome:
CAATTCTAGTCGCTGGTCCAAGATTTTCAAACTCACGCTTAGTTCTGCAAATCTGTTGTTCTATGATTGAAGGCTCGTCCGCGCGGTAAATCCAACAAAATGTATTCAAAGAACGAAGCTGAACGGCCGCGCGCTACACGCTCCGTTCAGCTTCTCACAGCCCAGAAGGATAAAATCTCCTGCGGTCATTGGGCGTTCGCAGGAGCAATGCGGATAAAGTTACATTTTTACCGTGCCGGCTGTGCCACAAGCAACATAGCTAAACGACGATACAGGCCAGAGGAGATGGCACCACCTATAAACGTAACAACAGGTCTTGTTTACCAATGCAAATAATTGCTCAACTGCGCCCTAACGGGCAGTACGGGCAAAAAACATAACTCACTGACACTGCGGGAGGTTGCTATACATATCACTAGAAATATATAAAACTATGTGTGTTCATGTGGCACACCGATAAACTAGCGTTTACTTCCACGAGCGAAAAACAAGATGCCATTTCGCCGCTATATCCGACTCTCTGCGGCATACTCCACTCCATCTTTCATAACGAAGGAACAATCCCTCAACGCATCTGGATCTTCTAATAAATACCTTTTCCATCCGGCGCTGTCAGCCGATTTACCTGGTTCGCGTGTGCCAACAATGTCGTTGAAAGATTTATGTACTCATTATAAAGTTCTTTGTAGTCAAAAAACTGTGGATGTACATGTCCGTCTATCATACCTGTAGTTACCGTCATCGAGGAGAGGTCGATGAGTAATGTCCCCTCCGGTTCAGGAAGATTATGCCCAACCTCTCGTATAATATTACCCTCAATAAGTATTTCGGCATTTTCTTCTAATTTCGCCTTGATACCGTCATATAATTTCCCACTTTTGATTTTCTGAACATTTTTGTCTCCCCTATGCTTTAGTTAGCTTGAAGCCTGGTGTTGTAAGAAATGTAACTGTTATCAACACGGCAATGGAGATAGGAACAGCTACAAGAGCGCTGTCTAGTGTCGATATCCTGTTCTTGAGAAACAGTTCCCATATCAGTGTTGAGGCTCCGCCTGCTATAATGGATGAAAGGCCGGCAGCGCGCGTGACGCGCGGCCAGCAGAGCGCCGCGACAAGCGCGGGAGTGATAGCCGCCCCGTATATTGTGTAGGCATACATAATTATTCCGAGAATATCTCTAAATGTAGTGATCAATATATAAGAAAATATTCCGCAGACGACGATCAATATCCTGATAGTCCTCAGTTTCTTTTCCTCAGAGCATCCTTTCATAACATATGGTTCCAGAACGTCATGCGTAAGGTTGGTGCCTGCCGATAAAAGAAAAGAGTCGCCAGTCGTAATCATGAAGGAGACCGCAGCTGCAAGCACGCAGCCGCCCAGGAAGAAGGGCATCCTGTGCATAGCCACCGCAAGTAACGCTGTGTCAGGTTTTATATCTGGCAGGAACGGAATCGCGTTCATCGCAATGAACACCGTCATGCACGAAAGCATCGTACTGATGATGATGAACAGAAACGCAGACCTGGTTGCGGTTTTTTTATCTTTTGCGGCTGCAAACCGAATAAAAAGATTCTGGTCGCCCATTGCCAGGAAGAGCGTTGCCACACCGTAACCTATAGTATCTATGAATTTGTCTCCGCTCGAAAAACTCAGATGATTTGCAGGGATTTGGGCTATCAGCCCTTCAAAGCCGCCTGTCTGAGATAGCAACACAGGAACCGCGGCACCCATGGATACGAATATAAAGATAGCGCTTACCGCGTCGGTGTAGGCAACTGACGTTAGACCTCCAGTGACGGAGAGTAATATTATGACTATGGCGGCAAGCAGCGTTCCGCTCTCGACAGATAGCCCCGTTGTGAGGTTCAGTACGTATCCCGCGCCCTTAAATTGGTATGAACAGATGCCGATGTAGGCAAGCACTATAAAGATGGTCGCAAGCACCGCGGCCGCATCTCCATACTTTTCGCGGAAAAGTTCGGGGATAGTGATATTCTTGTTTTCTCTTATCCTGCCGGCAAGAAAAAGAACCAATATTATGGCGACAGGGGTGGCCAGTTCATAAATGAGGCCGGCCCACGGACCTCTAGAGTAGACGAGGTTCGCGGTCCCGGTTATGCCCCCTCCGCCGTACCATGTTGCGATCAAAGTTCCGACTACGACCCACAGCGGCAGTCTGCGCCCGCATGTTACAAATTCTTCATTATTCTTGACCTGGGTCTTTGCGATATACAGCCCATAACATAACACTACCACGATATAAGCCATAATAAACCAAAAATATGCTGTAAGTTCCATGTCCATCATCCTCCTTGATAGCGGGCTTTTTCCTGTGCTTTGTATTAGCTGACAATTCTTGTATCTAATTCGAGGATCAGCTCTTCGTCTGTTGGGATTAGGTTGTCAAAGACAAGTTCGTTGTTTATGAGCATAGACGGGAGATTCTTCACGCCAAGTCTGCTGACTCTTTTTATACCGGCGAGGCTTTTTAT
This genomic interval carries:
- a CDS encoding sodium:solute symporter family protein, producing the protein MELTAYFWFIMAYIVVVLCYGLYIAKTQVKNNEEFVTCGRRLPLWVVVGTLIATWYGGGGITGTANLVYSRGPWAGLIYELATPVAIILVLFLAGRIRENKNITIPELFREKYGDAAAVLATIFIVLAYIGICSYQFKGAGYVLNLTTGLSVESGTLLAAIVIILLSVTGGLTSVAYTDAVSAIFIFVSMGAAVPVLLSQTGGFEGLIAQIPANHLSFSSGDKFIDTIGYGVATLFLAMGDQNLFIRFAAAKDKKTATRSAFLFIIISTMLSCMTVFIAMNAIPFLPDIKPDTALLAVAMHRMPFFLGGCVLAAAVSFMITTGDSFLLSAGTNLTHDVLEPYVMKGCSEEKKLRTIRILIVVCGIFSYILITTFRDILGIIMYAYTIYGAAITPALVAALCWPRVTRAAGLSSIIAGGASTLIWELFLKNRISTLDSALVAVPISIAVLITVTFLTTPGFKLTKA